The following nucleotide sequence is from Dunckerocampus dactyliophorus isolate RoL2022-P2 chromosome 7, RoL_Ddac_1.1, whole genome shotgun sequence.
tttagAGGTGTCTTCTTGGGCACTCAAAGACGACATACAGAGTGtaaataatgttttgtttttatcacaattaattactttattttccAGTCCATTCCATGTTTGCTGACATTTACTTTAAAGCGCCATTAAACTGTCTTTCCAATTAACTAGTCAGCCAACGTTAAGCTATGCCTAATAGACCACAGTAACATGAAAGGGAAACTTAGCCGCCTCAGTATGTTAGCTAACAATCATTTCTACAATTCTGTCAAACTAGTTAACAAACTCATCTTTGGAGCAAAGACAATTTAGTTGATTAGCTGCATAGTTACTTTTGTAGCAGCTTTTGGTGCAGATCAAGGGATATACTTTCACTTTTTGCCATTACAGTCTGTTTGCATTGGGATCAGATGGGGCCTTGACCCCGAGATTCAACAGGAGACAGCACGTGTAGCGTTTGGAACCTACTTTGTGGGGAAATGGCATCAGGTTGTTCTCTACAGATTATTGTGTGATTTTGGGTTGCACCGGATGGTTTCAGATATGTCAGGACCAATGGAAATTTCTGGTACATAAACGTACCTATAGTACTCGTCCTGGGTGAGGgagtggtggtgatggtgatgtATCCACTGTTGTTCCAGGGCCAGTCTCTGGATCTGCAGCTCCGCGCTCTGGGCCTGCTGCATGGCCTGAAGCTGGTGGGCTGCCGACATGGGACCAGTAAGGGAGGACGGTTGGGGCAGGTCACGGAAAGGAGCACCTGGGAGAAGTGAggaaaaaatcatcagtatcaTTGCTAAGAGTCAGCTCTGAATTTTTAGGACTGTTTTGATAGAAAAAAAGTGAGTGAGTACATGGACGTGGAGTCTTCTCCTCACCAAACAGCTGTTGGCGAAGCACCTCGCTGTCAGTGAGGGGGTGAGCCAGGATGGGTGTGCCTAGTGTTGCTCCGGGGTAAGGCAGGCGTGCCAAAGGAGACCCCGACGCCAGCGGGTCCATCAGGGGGTGAACCCCGCCCGCCGCTGGATGCCAATGATGTAATAAGAAATATAGGAGATATTTAATAAGAGCCAAAGAAGCAGCAATACTTAAAAGGAAATTAAGAACTACTTCAGCATAGGTAGCATAGTTAGTAGCAGTGGATACCTGTGTCTTGTTGGTGCAAATGAAGGTGCGAATGGATGTGGGAGTGCTGGTGATGGTGGGGCGTGACGTTTAGCATCTGGACACGACCCATGTTttctcctccacttcctccacCTGTTCCTCCTCCATTTGCGTtgctgcctcctcctcctcctcctgcgcTTCCTCCCCTTTCTCGTTCCCTCTCCCTCTCTCGTTCCCTGTCTCCAAAGGCTGGTGGTGCCGTTCTGTCTCGTTCCCTCTCCCGCTCTCTGTCTCCACTCCTGTCTCGCTCAAAAGAGGCGGGTGAGCGAGTGGGAGTCGGGTAGGTCTCAGAGGAAGTGGTTGGTGGTAAATGAGAGGGCAGAGAACTGGGGAATGAAGAATGGGGGACTGGGTGCTGAACTGAAGTGGCGTTGGAGGttggtggagcaggaggaggaggagcagccgGAGGTGCAGCCGGGCCTGTGGGAGGCGGGGCAGCGGGTGGTGGGACAGATGAAGCGTGCGATGAAGGTAGGAGCGATGAAGGAGGTGGATTGGACAGGGACTGCGgcgcaggagggtttggaggtcGAGCTACTGGAGGCAGAGTTGGGTTCTGGAGATGTGGGGGACCTGCAGGAGGTGGGGGAGGAGGAGTGCAATAGAGTGACACCTCATTCGGTCCCCCTCCACCTCCCCCAAGGAGCAAGGAGTGGGCATGTGCATGAGCACTAGCATGGGAATGAGAGTGAGCCAGGGCTAGGGCTGCAGGATCAGGAATGGAGCTTGGTGGGTAGACCCGTTCATCACTCTTAAATTCAAATCCTGGCTTCATACGCTCACGGTGAGCAGCAACTGCATGAGGAAAGCCAACTCCTCCTAACCCTGAACCCCCAATTCCTCCGGGTACCGGGCCTCCCGCGACCCCAGGGTGACCTCCAACACCGTGGCCCCCTTCAAGGCTGCCACCATATAGAAAGCCCAAGATTGCTGCAGCTGTTGCAGCATCAGCAGGTAGGTGATGTGGATGGGCTAATGCATGATGATTCTGGAATTGGGGTAAAAAGAACGAGGGATGGACATGAGGGTGACCATGATGAACTTGAGGGTGGTGTGCTTGAGCCCGACTTGCGGGCCCCAGTGGGGACATAGCATGGGGACGGGCATACTCACTCAGGGTTCTTAGAGCTGGGGTATCAGGACCAAGATATGGACCACCGATACCTATTCCCAAAGCACCCTGAGGGCCCCCAACTACTGCTGATGCCCCAGCCATGGACGGCAGGAGAAGAGAGTGAGGGATAGCGTGAGAAAGACTGGGATGGAGGTGGTGCGCTGGAGGAAGGTGAGCATGCGGGTGTGAGGGATGATGCTGAGTGTGAGGTGGAGGGTGAGCGGCCGGGTTTCCCGGACAGGAGGAAGACGATGAAGGATCGAGGATCATAGAGGATGAGGTAGGGAAGAAGAGGGAAGAACCATGACGAGCCCCTGCAGCTGCACTAGCATCTTTTTGctgctgcaaaaaacaaaagaaaaaataaacattaattCCATTGTACGATCACTTTAATTTATTGTCATTGAAAACCATGAGGTGGTGATTCAAATTGCGGGAATTTTACAAATCAAACTtctcatatactgtatctaatattttaagggactgttttcaacacaacgtgagctgcagCGCTGAGACGCTGTCTCTGTATGACATGCTCTTCTCGACCagttatctgcagctgtgtgttggacAGACGGCACGTTAAGTCTCTACTCGATGTCAATTCCCAcccactcaagcttgacaaagccGCCCGgaaacatggcatgcacctcGCGGCAGCGTAACATGTGAATAGCGTAGACAgaacgtgaggtgcattcacagacattgggtcattacattattattacatttttttccccggcAAAGCCccacgacccactgaaaacgggtccgcaacccacttttgggtcccgacccaccattTGGGTCCACTTTGAACCACTGCTGTAGACACTAAATACCTGTTCTCCACCATTCAGCACTATATTTAGAAACTTTAGAGAGGCAGTTTTGCTCCACAAGCTCACCTGTAGATGGCGATCCAGTTCCCTCTCACGCTCCCTTTCGcgctctctttctttttctcttaGATCTCTGGCTCGTTGCTCAACCTCCCTCCGAGCTCTTTCTATCACCTCATTCCTCTTCTTCCATAATTTGGAACCGTCCAACGGAACAAAGAGGACATCGCTGCGGGCACAGGAGTTGCTGCTGCCTCGGTCAAGGACTTTGTGAAACCTAGAGACAAGTGACACAGTGCACCATTATTTCAACCATCAGGAGTCAATACCACAGTAATTTTGATACCTCTTATTGAGAACTCAAGTGAGAGACAAATGAAGGAAAACAATTACCTTGCTGATTGGCTAGCATGAATGGGAATGTCTACAGGCTTAGGTTCAGGAGATGGGCTTCTCAACACAGGTGGTGGACTGTCACTCTCGTCCCTGTCCTCTGGTGGTTCTTCCTTAATTACAGGCGGTTGGGGCAGGCCGGAATCTGAAAGGACATCTCCACCAGGAAGTGTTGGTGTAGTAATGTTGTTGTTAGTAAGAGGTGGAGGGCCCTTAGAGACATTCTGAGGTGATTGGGAGTTTGTATTGCTGTTAGTGGGTGTACCACCGTTGCTATTGCTGTTAGCCAGATTATTGCTGCCGCTCCCATTAGAGTGGTATGTTCCACTGAAGTTAGGGTGGCTGTTCAAGGTGCTATGTAAAGGGGAGGGACGGCATCCAGGTGATGGCATGCCTGGTCCAGGAAGGGGCATGTTAGGAGCAGAGGTGGATCCAGGGGGGAACGACGAGAAACCTCCCATCTGATTAGTGGAGGGGCTGGGTAGTGGGGATAGATGTGTTGGAGGAGTCTGAGCAGTTGACTGGTAGAGTGGAGCACGTATATTAGGTGCCATACCTGGTGGGGGTTGCTGAGTATGGGAAGTTTGAGTTGGAGGATATGGAGCATTTGGAGGGTGTCCATGACTGGTAGCAGAGGATGGAGACAGGGCAGGAGGTTGATTTGGACCCCCACGGTTTTGGTACAGAGCAGACTCTCGCAGGTTTGAgtccctctctctgtctctaGGTCCAGGCTGGTAGTGGGGGTGAGAAGGATTTTGCATTCCACCAGACCCTGAAAACTCTCTTCCTAGATTAGAGGTAACGCCAGGTGGGCTGAGATAATCTCGATTGGTTCCAGTGGAGGAGGGTGCGCCAGCACTGAAATCCTTCCCACCGGCGGGAGGATACTCTCTGTGAAAGCTGTCAGGTCCAGAGGAAGGGGTTTGTGCCTGGTCTATGGGAGGTGGAAAGTCACGATTGGAGGAGTTTGTGGGATGTGAGTGTGGGGGCAGGGAAGAATGAGGTGGGTGGCTACTGTTGTTTTGCGGTGATGCTGGTGGATCTCGACTCAGCATGGGGTTAACAGGTAGTCCGCTAGTTGAACTGGGGTGGTTTCCTTGTGAGATGGAGTTGTTTGGGTTACAGTTTCCTTCTCTTGTTTGGCCTCCAACCTCACCCCATCTGCCTCTGTCTTTGTCTCTGGTATGCCCCCCTCCAGCTCCGTTAGGACCAAAGTCTCTACTCTGGTTTTGGTTTGGCATGGGAAACTCTCTTCCTAGATCCCGTTCTCTTTCTTGCTCTCTGTCTCTGAAAGCTGGAACAAAGTCTCTTCTTTCAGCTCCTATATTAGAAGATCCATCTCTTCCAGAGCCTTGGAACTCCCTGTTTTGACCTACAGACAAACCTGCAAACTCCCTGCCTTGGATACCAGCCATCCCACCACTACCATTCGCCCCACTATTAGTGTTGCTGTTGTTACCAATGGGAGCAGAGAACTCCCTGTTGAGCTCACCCCGTGCTCCCCTCTCCCTGTCTCCCACAGACCCTCTGTCTCTATCCCCTCCCCCTCCAGCATACCTGGGAATGTACTCCCTGTGGGGGTGAGGGTGCGGATGGGGGAGGTAAGAAGGGTGAGAGGTGGAGTGTCGAGAGGAAGGAGGGTTGTAAACAGAGGGgagttgctgctgctgcactgGGGGCTGATGCTGGTGTGGGTGATGGTTGCCAGGGTAACGGTTGTAGCCCCAACTCCCCTGGCAACTGGTGGCTGTGCCACCCTGCCAGCTGGGGGAGCTGTAATGATGAGGGTGGGTGGTGGTTTGAGTCTGGGGTTGTGATTGTGGCTGAGACCCAGTTTGCAACAAGGACGGAGGAGTGGACTGGGTCTTGTCCAGGTGCTTATCCGCCTTATCCATTTTGTCTCTTTCTATTTTGACCTCAGCAGGAAGATTTTGTCCCCCGAGTTCCAGTGGTTTAAGAGcaggtggaggaggaagaggtggGGGCAAGGAGTGGGGAATGCTGGGGCTGTTATGGGAAAAATCTCCACCCACGGCAGATGTCTTTGTCACACATTGTGTGTTGGCTTTGGAATTCATTCTATTGCCACTTGGCACAGCATCAGTGCCAGTAGGTCCACCATACTCAACTTTACACATGAGTTTGGACTCCAGGGAGAAATAAGACTTCCTCCCTCCAGAGCTGTCATTTGAAGAATCCCCAGCTCCACGGAGCGAGGGATTGAGACCCGAGGAGGGGCAAGGATGGATAGGCTTAAGAGCACAGTCTTCAATTCGTGCATCCGTGTCCATCTTTTGTCCATCTCCACAGGGATCCTCCCCTCTCCGCTCTCGTAATGTCCTTCTGTCCTCTGAAGACACGTTTCCTGCGCTTCCATCTTTGCTTTTCTCCCGTTCCCTCTCTCCTTGCTTTGGTGAGTCAGGGCCCTCGGAATCAGAATCGAGGCTACCCAGAGGAGAAGCGGAGAGACTCGGGGATGAGGAACGATTGTCCTGGTCAATGTCCCGCCCACTGCTAAGGCTGCTGCTGCTATTTGCCAGGCTGCCCACAACCGAACTCCTGCTGCCCTGGGATTGGCCGTCTTCATTGTCACTCTCACGGGATTGGTTGGCCACCGAGGTTGGAGGCGGGACTGTGGCGGGAGCCAAGTTGTCAGTGGAGTGTGTTGATGTTGGAGGGTTCTGGTTGGCGGCTGGATCCTGACGAGAAAAGATCATTTGTGGATGAAGTAAAAATCAATGTTGTGAAAGGATCTATTGCCAGAGCACAGCAGAAATAACTCCTTATAGGTCAGACACACAAGCCATTTGGATGAATTATTCCACAGCTTTATATAACTGGCTGATGAAATGTAACACAAACCTGAACTTTCTGCCTTTTTGCAGGAGACACAAGTTCCTCCCCCTCGCTCTCGGATGAATCATGCCCTTGTGATCTGCGATTGAAGCGATTCCCAGCCAGTTCCTCACCGCCACCTCTTGGCTTAAGCGACACAATACTTTTAATTCTACAGACATGCGTTACTTTGAATGCATAGTGTTTTTAGACAAGTCAAAGACTCACTATCATGCAGGGCACATGCATTATCACAGATATCTATATTATAAACACACTACAAGTATACCAATGATTACAAGTACAAGGGTGAAAGTCATTATTACTATAATCACAATCATGGGCATGCATACACATTACATAAAGAGTGTACAGGCTCCAACCGTTTGTCTATCATTACGTTCAGGTCGAGTGGGGCTGGGGTGTGGGCGTCTACCCCTCCTCTCCTCGCTCGCCCCCCGCCGCCGCCCACTGCGCATGGGCATCTGCATGgtccaaaatgcaaaaatgttaacacaaaatgtcaaaacaggagGGGGTAGCAGGTTGTTCCAGGTGCAATATTAGGCATTTTGACcaagggttttcaaagtgtggcacagtagGACTCCACTTAGAGAATATAATACAGCCACGGCCTCCCCTACTCCctgaaaaaacaatttttatggAGCGGTTTTCTGTTCACGCCAGACTGTTTACTGCTCACACTCTCGGAactaaaatatattcattttgcCTTAAACATAACTGAGGTTAGCTtatcaagtttaaaaaatatttttttctttattttcctcaaGTTGCTACACTTCCGCTTTAGTCTTCTGGCGCCCCCTAGAGGATGcccgcctcacactttgaaaacagctGTTGTAGAACAATGTCAACCTGTCAATTTTCCAGTTTCTGGTCATCAAAGCACAATACCATGTCTATCCGTCTACATCTGTGTGTAAGGGTATTTTATAATGCCAAGACTGGGTAAAAAGTTTAGCACCTGGCACTCACTTATCCCTTCCTCTTgcgttgaaagcaattgtctgacatgtattttctacGTCACACCATGCGCTGACGACTGTTTGTCTAATTGCGGGATGCCGTGTCACTGTGTGAAAGCGCACCAATCCCACTTTGATGTGGTCTGTATAAATGGCACAGGAGAATACATGCCAGATCttctgttacagctctgatgCATCAACATTTTGAGGGATCTCTGTGCCAAGAGGCTATAGCATTGATTTTCAAACTGTGGCAAGAGTACCACTGTTGGTACATGGGCTCCATCTAGTGGTATGCAGAAACGGCAGAGGTTTTTttccatccaaccatcttctatgctgcttatcctcactagagtcgcgggtatgcttgtgcctatcccaactgacttcgggcgagaggcggggtacaccctggactggctgccAGCCCATCACCAgccagggcacatacagtactttcacactcacattcatatctatggacattTAGagctgccaattaacctaacatgcatgtttttggaatgtgggaagaaaccggagtacatacgcacgcacgggtagaacatgcaaactccacacagagatgcccaacggaaattcgaacccagatttttccgatctcctgactgtgtggccaaaatgctagcCACTAGGCCAATGTGCGGccccagagtttttttttttaagtaaaaatgaAATCGTATCGTGGAAATACTAGTATATGcaagaaatatgtaaaatagtCACTGGTGGTTGACTGGCCTGACTTCAGTTACAGGCTGTGTGCGTTCAGTCCCCACTCAGCAATGGTGtaaatggttgtctgtctctaAATGTGCActgattggctagcgaccagtacaggggtgtaccccgcctctcggcccaaaatcagctaggataggctacAGCTCACCCCTGAAACTGAACAAGatgagcagaagaaaatggatggctggacggATACAAATGTATTAACCACAGAGTCACTGAAATTGAGTTTCAAAATTCAGTTCAAATAAAATTTTCCTTTCCATTGTCTGGGAATAGAAGCCACATACACAAAGCTAGGTAACAAGTTAGGTACCTGGTGATAAACATTTGAGAACCACAGGATGAAAGAAGTCAGTGAGAGAGTAATTATGCTAAAGTTTTGCAAAAACTCTATGGCTGTGCGCCTCACCCATACCGATTCTTTGTGCGTCCGCGTTTTCATGATTTCTTCCTTATAATGCCCATTTTACAAAACACCAGGCATTGTATGGACTCGAATGGGTTGCTTCTGctgtttctgctgttgtttactCACTCCACTGAGAACCTGTAAAGAACCATAAACAAAGAAGGCATTATTTGGCCCGCAGATTTTTTAAAGACGGCATaaagtctctctctctttctctctctctctcacacacatacacacatacacacacacagggatgcAGAAATAACCGATGTGCAAAATAGGATCGACCACGTGCGGAGATGAAGAATTTGCACCATTGTGAAAACGTGTAATTTACAACTGCAGAAAGCCTCCCTTCATCGTTTAAAATTCCCAGCATGCCTCTCGCTCTTTCTGTCCCTGGATCAACACCActgctggcacacacacacacacacacagtggcggTTTGGCCTGTGTTCTTACACCAAAAACTTGATATTAGGTGTGCATGCAGTAGAACAGGCAGGCTAGGGAATAtggaggcacacacacacacacatacacacgcacacaaacaccccTCTGGCCACTTGTGGTTAACCCTATGTCCTATGACCTGGTTATGGCAGGATCACATGCTtatttgcaacaaaaaaagatcCATTTGGTGTATAATGAATGATGAATAAGGATATAAATAGTGTGCACAAAGGTGATTTTCTTTCCAGCTGCACGGCTACACATGACTATGCATTAATTATTAGTGTGTATGCTGCAGTGACATgcataatagaaaaaaatagagcaCACGTGTGTTTATGGACGtactctaataataataataatgaggatGCATGATGCATGGCACATACAGGTGGCAGCTACTGACTGGACTTATATGCAGGAATTAAGCACTGCAGTGCCAATGTAGAgatacatggatggataggtTAGAAAAGAGAATGGCGAAATTATCTCACGCCggctttgctttctttttttgcaggaATGTGGCTGTGCAGTCTCCCCGTAAGTCATCATGGAGCCTGAACGCAGCACCGGGATGACAATAAGGTACAATggaggggtgtgtgtgtatgggggggGGTAGATTCCAAAACACAcagcatacatttttttgtcagccCCCTTATTAATCCTGCTTACCTTTTAATATCCAACGATGTCTTCTAGTTCTactctcctttttccttccattGTTTCGCTTTCTCTCAACACACCGCCTcacgttgcaaaaaaaaaacccaacgaGGCGACTGAAAtcgtagcagcagcagcagcgtggAAAAATCTGAACTGTACAAATTGATGCGTATGTGCCCTGGCTTCTTACCCCACccccttttttttgcttttgcctcCACCTCCCCTCCTCCTTTCTTGTACCCCACTCTTCCTCCAAGacgacttttatttttttatatacgtATATGTCTCTCCCTGACTGGCTTTTTCTCTGTGAGAGGCACAATTTTAGCAGTGGAGAGAGGGATGAgagaaaggaggaggagaggagggcgTGATTTGCataaggaaaggaaaggaaaggaacgGGGGGAGAcgtcaggaggaggaggaggccaaAACTCTGAAGAGGGAGGGAGGGTCCCTCtggagtcacctttacagtacaCTGGATTATATTTGTCGTGCACACAAATACGTCGTAAAGATGCAAACCCAGCGTTAGCATAACAATAAAGACAAGAGTGATTTTAATTTGAATACAATAAGTTGTTGTCAAAGAATGTTCCCGTGATTGCTTCCACGTTCATGTCTGTCCTGCAGCTGTCTGTCTGAGCTTGTGTCCAGCCAAGCGGCTCTGCagacctcctcttcctcctccctccctctctctctctctctctctaccctTCACACAGCCCCCTGTCCCGTCTCCTATTGTGTGGTAACCATAGCAACCTAGCCGGAGACTGTTCCCAGTGCGCCTGCGTGGCTCCACAagccttttctttctttcttttttttttttttttaaccatcagTCGTCGTCACGGAGCAGCCTCGCCAAGCAGCACATAGCCAAACCTATCAGACTGGAGCATTCGGGCTGTCTCTGCTGGTCACTTGGTGTAACTGCAGAGGACAACGTGTCAAACATTCTGACTTCATTAAGATAACAATGTTCAGTTGAATGACGGATGAGTATTACGTATCTTGTAGTTACAAGAAAATAGCGTAATTCAATAAGAATGAAATTATAGATTTCTGATGCAAAGAAGTCACAGTTTTACACGAACAAAGTCATACTTTGGCGAGAGTAAGGTCGTAATGTAACAAGTTAACCCTAAtgccgaccctaatgaggataagcaacatagaggatggatggatgattggatATTACAAGTCAGAACCCccccactaccaccaccaccattttacaagaataaaatcttaAATTAACAGGATGTATGAGAAAAATGAGCACAAAAGTctcattttgcaagaaaacaaaTCTATGTAATTAATATTGCAAGATTAAAGTAATCATTTTCAAAGAAAGTCActatattttaatttcattttattgtttatttgatgtGGACATCAGAATTACATTGGACAAACCGGATGCATTGTTCGAGTGCTTCAGCACGTGCTAATTTGCAACACGTACAAAATAATAACGTAACataaaaagtgatcattttaggagaataatatCATGTGGGGgagaaagtcacaattttgggaaaataaagcaatactgtgtgaaaaaagtaatgattttatgagaaaaagttgtcattttgtgagaattaagccataatattatgaggggggAAAAGGCAACACTGGTGTGTACGGGAACATTACAAGAAAGggcataatattacaggaattacGTTTGAATATTATTTAGTTAGATTATAACTATATAGAATACATGTTGTATTATTATACGATTAAAGTTGCAACATTAGCAAAAAAGTAGTAACCACATGAGAGTAAAGTTGTATTTTGCAAGTGTGGGAATTTAGTCTGAAATAGTACAAGtttcttttgacattttgaccacttttttgccaaaatgcttTCTGAAAGTGTAATTTACCACTTTGCCCACTAGATAGCGCAATTACACCCTTAATTGTGCTTTTATTCACTTGCCCATTAAAATAaagatacagtatttgtatcaTTACTTGTCTTGGCCAATAAATATTGAGGCAGATGCGTTTATACAGTCAACATATAGCCATCTCTTTATTTGCCACAactacacacaaatagtgtttaaaGCTGCTTGGTGTTCACACTATAGGAAAGTTTGGGAAAGTGGTAGAACACAATAAAGACCAAAAGTCATCCACAGTTAGAGATAGGCGATCAGTGCAGGGTGACACAACAATAATTCAGTAAAGTCAACCACATAATAACCAAGCCTGGAGCAACACATTTGTTGTGCATTTCACACAATGATTGCTAGTATTATCATTATGTTTGCTTTATTGTCACCACTGGTGTTCAAAGTGCACTCGGGTTGCGAAAGTTGTGTCCAGCAAAGCGAGCCTGGTCACCCAACTCCTCCTCAATCCTGACAACATGACAAGTTGACAATGAATGTTGGAAAGGATGGAGAAGTACGGATGAGTTTATAGAGTCGACATACATTAGTGCTTCGCATTATAGACTTATGCATACAATTATATCAGGATACACACCTCATGAGCTGATTGTATTTAGCCAAACGTTCCGAACGACAAGGAGCTCCAGTTTTAATCTGAGGAAAGACAAAAAGACGTGGTGCGGGTTCATTATAATAAGCTTTGATAATGATCAGACCAAACCAGGAtagcaaacagatactttgcatgtgaacTTGATGGCTGCAGCAGTGTAAGGACACTTGATAATGCGAAAGTACATGTAAATGGCACCTAGTATCGTGGCATTCGTGTCTCTGTATACCTGTCCAGTGCAGAGTCCCACTACCAGGTCGGCAATAAAGGTGTCCTCTGTCTCACCCGAGCGGTGGCTTACCATCACTCCCCAGCCGTTCTCCTGAGCCAGCTTACAGCTGACGGGCAGAAAAAGAAGAATGACAAATCCTGTACACATTGACTGAAACTTAAAAAATCAATGCAAACACAAAATTTACTCACGCCTTAATGGCCTCCGTGATGGAGCCAATCTGGTTGACTTTAAGGAGAAGACAGTTGCAGGCCTTTTCCTCCACGGCTCGTTGTATCCTACGTGGGTTGGTGACCGTCAGATCATCCCCAACCACCTTCATGATGCAAACATCgcgtaaatacaaatacatatgatGTCTTTCCATCTAGTATCTGTTTATGTACCTATTCttttctgctttttaaaaatacattatagtgTTATTTGTCATTTAGCATGCTTCTTGAGCACATAAATGCACCTGGCAGCAgtgtttgaaaaagaaaaatctttATATTCTATAAATCTAGAATATTTTAATTTGGTGTTGCCGATTTTTCCTGTATCTAAGGACCTTGTGTCTTGTTTTCGAAgctattttgcttttttcccctgttTTTCCTTGTAAAGCAATTACAGCTGCAATTTACAATAAATATGTATGTTTATCCATTTTACCTGGATGCCCACTGAGGATGTAAACTGAGTCCAAGCAGGCCAGTCGTCCTGGTCAAAGGGGTCTTCAATGGAAACAACTGCAGGGAAGGCAGAAGAAGCCTTGAACGCTTGTTTACTCTGCTGTGCAATCATGTTCCACACAGATACAGCACACTATTATCTGGGCAAAGACACACATCCTCACTTGCCAAATGAGCACCATAATTAAAAGCTCTTTAAGAGGTCTAATTGTCAGGACTGGAGAGGCAACAAGCTTTCTTTTTGTCTCTGAGGTGACAGCCCTCGATGAAGAACTCGGAGGCGGCCACATCCATCCCGATCACTACTTTGTCTGTGTAGCCCGCCTTCTCTATGGCCGTCTTGATCAGCTCTAGAGCTGTGTGGTCACAcaagcaggaagtgatgtcacaagattctgaaagttttatttttttgcatttttaccttcactgtTCTCCTGAATGTTCGGGGCAAACCCGCCCTCGTCCCCCACATTGGTAGCATCTTGACCATACTTCTCCTTGATGACACTCCTCAGGGTCTGGT
It contains:
- the atn1 gene encoding atrophin-1 isoform X1, which encodes MKTRTHKESMPMRSGRRRGASEERRGRRPHPSPTRPERNDRQTPRGGGEELAGNRFNRRSQGHDSSESEGEELVSPAKRQKVQDPAANQNPPTSTHSTDNLAPATVPPPTSVANQSRESDNEDGQSQGSRSSVVGSLANSSSSLSSGRDIDQDNRSSSPSLSASPLGSLDSDSEGPDSPKQGEREREKSKDGSAGNVSSEDRRTLRERRGEDPCGDGQKMDTDARIEDCALKPIHPCPSSGLNPSLRGAGDSSNDSSGGRKSYFSLESKLMCKVEYGGPTGTDAVPSGNRMNSKANTQCVTKTSAVGGDFSHNSPSIPHSLPPPLPPPPALKPLELGGQNLPAEVKIERDKMDKADKHLDKTQSTPPSLLQTGSQPQSQPQTQTTTHPHHYSSPSWQGGTATSCQGSWGYNRYPGNHHPHQHQPPVQQQQLPSVYNPPSSRHSTSHPSYLPHPHPHPHREYIPRYAGGGGDRDRGSVGDRERGARGELNREFSAPIGNNSNTNSGANGSGGMAGIQGREFAGLSVGQNREFQGSGRDGSSNIGAERRDFVPAFRDREQERERDLGREFPMPNQNQSRDFGPNGAGGGHTRDKDRGRWGEVGGQTREGNCNPNNSISQGNHPSSTSGLPVNPMLSRDPPASPQNNSSHPPHSSLPPHSHPTNSSNRDFPPPIDQAQTPSSGPDSFHREYPPAGGKDFSAGAPSSTGTNRDYLSPPGVTSNLGREFSGSGGMQNPSHPHYQPGPRDRERDSNLRESALYQNRGGPNQPPALSPSSATSHGHPPNAPYPPTQTSHTQQPPPGMAPNIRAPLYQSTAQTPPTHLSPLPSPSTNQMGGFSSFPPGSTSAPNMPLPGPGMPSPGCRPSPLHSTLNSHPNFSGTYHSNGSGSNNLANSNSNGGTPTNSNTNSQSPQNVSKGPPPLTNNNITTPTLPGGDVLSDSGLPQPPVIKEEPPEDRDESDSPPPVLRSPSPEPKPVDIPIHASQSARFHKVLDRGSSNSCARSDVLFVPLDGSKLWKKRNEVIERARREVEQRARDLREKERERERERERELDRHLQQQKDASAAAGARHGSSLFFPTSSSMILDPSSSSSCPGNPAAHPPPHTQHHPSHPHAHLPPAHHLHPSLSHAIPHSLLLPSMAGASAVVGGPQGALGIGIGGPYLGPDTPALRTLSEYARPHAMSPLGPASRAQAHHPQVHHGHPHVHPSFFLPQFQNHHALAHPHHLPADAATAAAILGFLYGGSLEGGHGVGGHPGVAGGPVPGGIGGSGLGGVGFPHAVAAHRERMKPGFEFKSDERVYPPSSIPDPAALALAHSHSHASAHAHAHSLLLGGGGGGPNEVSLYCTPPPPPPAGPPHLQNPTLPPVARPPNPPAPQSLSNPPPSSLLPSSHASSVPPPAAPPPTGPAAPPAAPPPPAPPTSNATSVQHPVPHSSFPSSLPSHLPPTTSSETYPTPTRSPASFERDRSGDRERERERDRTAPPAFGDRERERERERERGGSAGGGGGGSNANGGGTGGGSGGENMGRVQMLNVTPHHHQHSHIHSHLHLHQQDTAAGGVHPLMDPLASGSPLARLPYPGATLGTPILAHPLTDSEVLRQQLFGEEKTPRPCAPFRDLPQPSSLTGPMSAAHQLQAMQQAQSAELQIQRLALEQQWIHHHHHHSLTQDEYYSHLKKESDKTL